In Streptomyces chartreusis NRRL 3882, the following are encoded in one genomic region:
- a CDS encoding ABC transporter ATP-binding protein, with protein MSVIEVTDLRKAYGGRPAVDGVSFAVEEGEIFGILGPNGAGKTTAVECVEGLRVPDSGRVRVTGLDPVTEHEATRRVLGAQLQESELQAKLTVREALELYSAFYPSPLDWRPLAERLGLTAKLTTRFAKLSGGQKQRLFIALALVGNPRAVVLDELTTGLDPRARRDTWELIEDIRANGVTVLLVTHFMEEAQRLCDRIAVIDKGRVAALDTPAGLIRRSAGSTVISFTPSAPLDDRDLNALPALASVEHRDGRVTLSGTDETVNAVISLLARSHVTAHQLRVTDATLDDAFLDLTKEAAA; from the coding sequence ATGTCCGTCATCGAAGTCACCGACCTGCGCAAGGCCTACGGCGGCCGCCCGGCCGTCGACGGTGTCTCCTTCGCCGTCGAGGAGGGCGAGATCTTCGGCATCCTCGGCCCCAACGGCGCCGGCAAGACCACCGCCGTGGAGTGTGTCGAGGGGCTGCGCGTGCCCGACTCCGGCCGGGTCCGCGTCACCGGTCTCGACCCCGTCACCGAGCACGAGGCCACCCGCCGCGTGCTCGGCGCGCAGCTCCAGGAGAGCGAGTTGCAGGCGAAGCTCACCGTCCGCGAGGCGCTGGAGCTGTACAGCGCCTTCTACCCGAGCCCGCTCGACTGGCGGCCGCTCGCCGAACGCCTGGGCCTGACCGCCAAGTTGACGACCCGGTTCGCCAAGCTCTCCGGTGGCCAGAAGCAGCGGCTGTTCATCGCGCTCGCGCTGGTGGGCAACCCCCGGGCCGTCGTCCTGGACGAGCTGACCACCGGCCTAGACCCGCGCGCCCGCCGGGACACCTGGGAGCTGATCGAGGACATCCGCGCGAACGGCGTGACCGTCCTCCTCGTCACCCACTTCATGGAGGAGGCGCAGCGGCTGTGCGACCGGATCGCCGTGATCGACAAGGGCCGGGTGGCCGCCCTGGACACCCCGGCCGGACTGATCCGCCGCTCGGCGGGCTCCACCGTCATCAGCTTCACCCCGTCCGCCCCGCTGGACGACCGTGACCTGAACGCGCTGCCCGCGCTCGCGTCGGTCGAGCACCGGGACGGCCGCGTCACCCTGTCCGGCACCGACGAGACCGTCAACGCCGTCATTTCCCTCCTCGCCCGCAGCCACGTCACGGCCCACCAGCTCCGGGTCACCGACGCCACCCTGGACGACGCGTTCCTCGACCTCACGAAGGAGGCGGCGGCATGA
- a CDS encoding ABC transporter ATP-binding protein produces the protein MATTPAPAQDRSAVRTLLRLWPYVRPVRVRLFTAAFVAILASCVGLVIPLVLKWMVDGPVADRDPGGVWLGALYLLLLGVAEALLFGLRRWLVARPLSHVEASMRADLYRHLQRLPVAFHDRWASGQLLSRGTTDLMLLRMFLAFPLTFLLVNGVTILVGVVIMLLQDWTLGLVILGPAVPVMVTCAIFEKRYAKVARLAQDQVGDLTTVVEESVLGIRIIKGFGRHRSQARAFRELSGTLRGTELRKARLLATIWGVIVTLPEVAIGAALVVGVVQVADGGLSAGTLVAFLSTALALRWPVESIGFLLAMSQEAATATERYFEVMDEEVEERGVAGDPASPPAAGSGLRFHDVTFRYPDAPPHSPPVLDRVDLHIRPGESMALVGATGSGKTTLTALIPRFYEVTSGRITLDGVDITTLSRQALRAKVAVAFEEPTLFSAPVGDNVLMGADDTAGPAELERALAVAQADFVYALPQGTRTRVGEQGHSLSGGQRQRLALARAVVGQPEFLVLDDPLSALDVHTEAAVEAALRRVLADTTALIVAHRPSTVLLADRVALLSGGRIAAVGTHHELLRTNAEYAHLMSGEHSGEQPGEQSGDRSGEQEGAR, from the coding sequence ATGGCCACGACACCCGCCCCCGCCCAGGACCGTTCCGCCGTGCGTACGCTGCTGCGCCTGTGGCCGTACGTGCGGCCCGTGCGGGTGCGCCTGTTCACGGCCGCGTTCGTCGCGATACTGGCCTCCTGCGTGGGCCTGGTGATCCCGCTCGTCCTGAAGTGGATGGTGGACGGGCCGGTCGCCGACCGGGACCCGGGCGGGGTCTGGCTCGGCGCGCTGTACCTGCTGCTGCTCGGCGTCGCCGAGGCCCTGCTGTTCGGGCTGCGGCGGTGGCTGGTGGCCCGGCCGCTCTCCCATGTCGAGGCGTCCATGCGGGCGGATCTGTACCGGCACCTCCAGCGGCTGCCGGTGGCCTTCCACGACCGGTGGGCCTCGGGCCAGTTGCTGTCCCGGGGGACGACGGACCTGATGCTGCTGCGCATGTTCCTCGCCTTCCCGCTGACGTTCCTGCTGGTCAACGGTGTGACGATCCTCGTCGGCGTGGTCATCATGCTGCTCCAGGACTGGACCCTGGGGCTGGTGATCCTCGGGCCCGCCGTGCCCGTCATGGTCACCTGCGCGATCTTCGAGAAGCGGTACGCCAAGGTGGCCCGGCTCGCCCAGGACCAGGTCGGCGACCTGACCACGGTCGTCGAGGAGAGCGTGCTCGGCATCCGCATCATCAAGGGCTTCGGCCGGCACCGGAGTCAGGCCCGGGCCTTCCGGGAGCTGTCGGGGACGCTGCGCGGCACGGAACTGCGCAAGGCGCGGCTGCTGGCGACGATCTGGGGCGTCATCGTGACGCTGCCGGAGGTCGCGATCGGGGCGGCGCTGGTGGTGGGGGTCGTGCAGGTGGCCGACGGGGGGTTGTCGGCGGGGACGCTGGTGGCGTTCCTGTCCACGGCGCTGGCGTTGCGGTGGCCGGTGGAGTCGATCGGATTCCTGCTGGCGATGAGCCAGGAGGCGGCGACGGCGACGGAGCGGTATTTCGAGGTGATGGACGAGGAGGTGGAGGAGCGGGGCGTTGCCGGTGACCCGGCGTCACCGCCCGCAGCCGGGTCCGGTCTCCGGTTCCACGACGTCACCTTCCGCTACCCCGACGCCCCGCCCCACTCCCCTCCCGTCCTGGACAGGGTCGACCTGCACATCCGTCCCGGCGAGTCCATGGCCCTGGTCGGCGCGACGGGCAGCGGCAAGACGACCCTCACCGCGCTCATCCCCCGCTTCTACGAGGTGACCTCGGGCCGCATCACCCTCGACGGGGTCGACATCACGACCCTGTCCCGTCAGGCGCTGCGCGCCAAGGTCGCGGTCGCCTTCGAGGAGCCCACGCTCTTCTCGGCCCCGGTCGGCGACAACGTTCTGATGGGCGCCGACGACACGGCCGGCCCGGCCGAGCTGGAGCGCGCCCTGGCCGTCGCCCAGGCCGACTTCGTGTACGCGCTGCCGCAGGGGACCCGGACCCGGGTGGGCGAGCAGGGCCACAGTCTCTCCGGCGGGCAGCGGCAGCGCCTGGCGCTGGCCAGAGCTGTCGTCGGGCAGCCGGAGTTCCTCGTCCTGGACGACCCGCTGTCGGCCCTGGACGTGCACACCGAGGCCGCCGTGGAGGCCGCCCTGCGGCGGGTCCTCGCGGACACCACCGCCCTGATCGTGGCGCACCGCCCGTCCACGGTGCTGCTCGCCGACCGGGTCGCGCTGCTGTCCGGCGGCCGGATCGCCGCGGTCGGCACCCACCACGAACTGCTGCGGACGAACGCCGAGTACGCCCACTTGATGTCCGGCGAACACTCAGGGGAACAGCCGGGCGAACAATCGGGCGACCGGTCAGGCGAACAGGAGGGCGCACGATGA